A window of Hordeum vulgare subsp. vulgare chromosome 5H, MorexV3_pseudomolecules_assembly, whole genome shotgun sequence genomic DNA:
GAAGATGCCCTTAGCGTGTGTGTGGGCAAGACCAAGACAAGAGCAACTCATTCGTTTTGCACACACTTTAAAAGCCAAGCCCAGTACACCCCGTCGACCTCTCCGCCGATCACACCACACCCCGACTCTCCCTCTTCTTCCCCCCATCCCGCTCCCCACGTAGAGTACTACAAGAAGCGCTGAGCCCGGCACATCCCGCACACGCGCACGCACAAACCAAAGTCCCCCTTCAAACCCGCTGAGCCAACAATGGAGAGCAGCCGCATCATTGCGACATGTACCACCCAATGATTGATCCGTCTCATTCCCATCTAAGCTAGATCTTCTTGAATCTTGAGACCACCACAGCCTCATCCAAGCTCGTGCTCGTGCGCCCCTCGCTCCCATCCAATGACCAACGGCGGCCACAGCATGAGCGGCGCGGGCGGCTGGCTGGGGTTCTCGCTCTCGCCTCAAGTCGCCGCCGCGGCCATGGACGCGGCTGCCGGCTCCggcatcgtcgacgtcgctgGCCACCACCACGCGCACCACGGCGGGGTCTACTACCACCCCGACCCGGTCGCGTCCTCCCCCATGTCCTTCTACTTCGGGGGCGGCGACAATGTCGGGGCGGCGAGCGGCGGGTACTACTCCGGGATCTCCGCCCTGCCGCTCAGGTCCGACGGCTCGCTCTGTCTCGCCGACGCGCTCCGGAGGAGCGAGCAGAAACACCACGGTAAATATCTGCACAGTACTTACCACGGTTCTTACTTTGCTACAGTTTGGGGTTGCTGAGCTCTTGGCTTCTAGCTAGCTGCGCCTGCGCGTGTCTCTTTATGTTTCTTGGTTGGGCTTGCGGTCTGCGCAGGGGCGGAGGTGTCGGCGCCGCCGAAGCTCGAGGACTTCCTCGGCGCTGGTCCCGCAATGGCGCTGAGCCTGGACAACTCCGGCTACTACTACGGCGGCCACAGCCACGACAACGATGGCGCTGGAGGCGGCCAGCAGCCGCTGCTGTACGCCATGATGCCTGGCTCCGGTGGCCACCACATGTACTACGACGCCCACGCGGCGTTGCTGGACGAGCAGGCTGCAGCCACGTCGGCCGCGATGGAAGCGGCCGGCTGGATGGCGCGTGACGGGGACGTCTACGACGTGGACGCCGGCAACGGCGAGGAGGGCGGGGGCGCCATCGTGCCGGCCGGCCCCGGCAACCCAGGCGGATACGCACACCCGCTGACGCTGTCCATCAGCTCTGGGTCCCAATCCAGCTGCGTCACCGTGCAGCAGGCGGCCGCACAAGCCCACGCCTACGTCGGCCAGGCAACCGCGGCCAGCAAGAAGCGCGGCGCCGGCGCGGGCGCCAAGCAAAACAAGCAGCCGGTGGTCCACCGCAAGTGCATCGACACCTTCGGCCAGCGCACGTCCAAGTACAGGGGCGTCACCAGGTAGCCGCGCGGCACAACCCATAACTCATTGCATGTCTTCCTTGTTTGTCAGtcaccatcgtcttcctcctcgcgctAACCCCCGCTTGCTAGCAAAAGCAGGCATAGGTGGACGGGGAGGTATGAGGCGCACCTCTGGGACAACAGCTGCCGGAAGGAGGGCCAGACCAGGAAAGGCCGGCAAGGTAGTACTTCCAAGTTCCAACCTTAATCAATCAAGCTCTGTAACTAGTAGTAGAACTTGGCCCCTGGTACCATTTTTGTTTGTTTAGTTCTAGTAGCACTACGTACCACTAGCAGCACTCTCCTAAGTAGTGATGTGAGTGCACTTCCAACTGCTAACTAATGAACTGCTCTTTGCATGTCATTTGCTGGACCTTTTGGCCTGGGATCTATCGTGCTTCTCCTCGTCTCCATCTGCAGTTTATCTTGGTGAGTACCACTGCCACTGGGAGTGATACCTGCTGGGATCAGTCAGTACAAATGTTACTACTACATTTTTGCACATGTGTGTAATCAGTGGGTTCAAGTACTACTGTACTTTAGTTATTTTCTTGTGGGATCAGTCAAACACAAATACAAGTACTCCATTTTTGCGCATGTCTAATCAGACGGAGTGGTGCTTACAGGAGTTTGTTGATTTGTGCAGGTGGGTATGACATGGAGGAGAAGGCGGGGAGGGCGTATGATCTTGCGGCGCTCAAGTACTGGGGCGCGTCCACGCACATCAACTTCCCGGTACGCACGCGATCACCTACTTATCGATCCATCTCCGGTGTCCATTGCTCTACATTGTTTGCTAGCTTGTGATAAAAATGTAGCCACTAGCCAGTGATTTTGacctttgtttgtgtgatttcgtGCAGGTGGAGGACTACCAGGAGGAGCTGGAGGTGATGAAGAACATGACCAGGCTAGAGTACGTGGCTCACATCAGAAGGTAGATAACCTAGTACTTGCCTGAATCCTGAGAGAAATGTGCACTCGATGTACGCATGGCGGACACTCACCTCTCGGATCGCCATTGTTGCAGGAAGAGCAGCGGGTTCTCGCGCGGAGCTTCGATGTACCGGGGAGTCACCAGGCACCACCAGCAGGGGCGGTGGCAGGCGCGCATCGGCCGGGTTTCCGGCAACAAGGACCTCTACCTCGGAACATTCAGTAAGCGCTCAGCCCCAGCTAGCTCTTCCTCTCCCAACCGCCGCCGTTAATATCGTTTCCCTGAGACTGCAACCTCGCAATCTCGCTACAAGATAGTACTAGTACCTAGTGGACTACAAATCTGCAGCATGCATGCTCCTATCATGCATCACCATGATCACCGATTcaccaaagtgacagcagcaactaGTTCGTTGTCGCCGCAGCAAAGCAATGGCTGCAGAGGCTTGTCACGGTTTAAGGACGCAGGGCGTCCTGTCACAATGATCATAACCTCTGATGTGGCTCAATGATGCCCCTTGCCCCTCCCGAAAGAATGAACGTAGCATCGCTCTGCCGATTCCTTGCGTGCTTTTGGCCGCACTTTTGCGCGTGCTAGGCCGCGCCCAGTGGCATTGCATCGGCCATCGGCGGTAGTGGGTTTACGTTTGGGTGTTGCTCGCCTTTCTCATAAGGCTGGCAGGCCctgagcatgcatgcatgctctcGTAGCTTTCGCGCTTGGCTCCTGTTCTGTTGTTTGACCGCCGGGAAAGCCCGGCTGCTGTTTGAGGCTCGGTTTGTGATCGATCGTTGGATGTGTGTTTTCTTTGCGTGCAGGCGCGGAGGCGGACGCGGCAGAGGCGTACGACGTGGCGGCGATCAAGTTCCGCGGCGTCAGCGCGGTCACCAACTTCGAAATCAGCCGGTACGACGTGGACAAGATCATGGAGAGCAGCACGCTGCTGCCCGCCGATCAGGTGCGGCGCAGGAAGGACGGCCCCGACGCACTGGTGGCCAGCGCGGCGGCCGCGCTCGTGCAGGCCGGCGGCGCCGCGGACTACTGGAGGCAGCCCGTTGCGGCGGCGTCGGCGGTCACGCCGTGCGGCGACAAGcagagccgccaccacctcgaCCTCATGTCGAGCGAGTCCTTGTCGCTGCTGCGCGGCGTGGTGTCCATGGACGGCGACGCTGCTGGTGCTCACGGGATGGGAAACTCCAGCAGCGCGCGCATGTCGGGCGCGTCGTCGTTGGCCACGAGCCTGAGCAACTCCCGGGAGCAGAGCCCGGACCAGGGAGGCGGCCTGGCCATGCTGTTCGCCCGGCCCGCGGTGCCGAAGCTGGCGAGCTCGCTGCCCATGGGCTCCTGGGTCTCGTCGCCTACGCCGGCCAGGCCCGGCGTGTCCGTGGCGCACATGTCAGTGTTCGCCGCGTGGGCGGACGCATGAGCAACAACCGCACCGTCATCCTTTTAGGGCTACAACATGCACGGCGGCAAGAAGGTTTAGGGCAAGTAGTACTCAGTAGCCATGGTAGCTATTAGCCTATTACTAGTAGTAAGGAACTAAGGGTTAGTAGTAACCATAGTTAGTAGCTTAGCCGACGCAGGTCGACGGCGAGGGATAAAGCGCGCATGCATGGCTGGGCTCCCGTGGTTCCTTCTTCAGCTGCGTCTGGGACGAAGGGTTTTTGTAGTATCGAGCCTGGCACGGCAACGGCGGCGTCGCCTCCGGCCGAGGGCCGCCGCTGATCGGAGATGGATGGGCAGTAGTAGTTCCTGTCTCCACTCTCCAGACCTCCTAACTTCCATCAAATGAAAATGTGTTCGTCTTGCAACGTTCAGGCCTAGCTTGCATCAGTGTTCATGTGACTTGCAGCGTGTGTGTAACTCTGAACTCAAATGCATGCCGCCACCGTCGTCGGCGCCCTCACCATCGCGCTTCTCTGGACTCACAGTGTGCCTTGGCATGATTTTACGTACGCCGGTCCCCGGGATGTGTTTGACGTAGCTTCAGTTTCGTACCAGGATCGTTGGCTGTGACTGACAGGGTTTGCACTGTTGGATTGGAAGGCGGCCGGGGCATACGGAACCCGTACGAACGTACCTATGTTGGGTGGTAATAACGCAACTGAGACACTGTTGGTTGGTCGCGTCTGGCTGTCTGTCCGTGTCCGGCACCATGTACGCCGCCGCCCGCCCGTGCCGGGATCCGCCCGCGCACGACACCCCGGCGTGCGCTCCGCGCTCTCCGGCTGTTTGTTGGCCACCCACGGCATGCGCCCCAGACGAGACGAGTCTTGTCCGTGCCGTGCGCGTCGGCTCCTCCGCATGCAACCCGCAGCCATGAATACTACCAGGCCCCGGCCCCGGCCTAGCGTTCCTGTGCGGTGGTGTGCCGCCGCAGCCCGTAGGCGGCGTGTGCGGCCCGTGGGATGATGGTGGCCGAGCATCGTCCGGGGCCGAGGGTGCTCCGGGCTTGTGGGTGAACATGTATGTCGTCGGCCTTGCACCGGTACAATCCTACAGTATTGGACATATCGCTAAGGAGCATGCTTACAAATTTTGGATTAAACGGTAATTAATAAAGCCATATCTAACTCATATGCCATTTGATTTGTTGTCCATGATGATATTTTTATACAAAAAAtaagtatctttattttcaaaatTTTCCATTTTATTGATTTATGTTCTTCATTTTCTGTTTTGGTGTtaaatatttttttcttcaaaCTCCGCACAACTACATTTACGTGCCAAGCAATGCTCTAGTTAGGGGCACACTTTTACGGGTTAGAGCCTACGAATAAAGAGATCTCACGAACAAATGTGGCATCACCTGCAACCCGTCGAGGAGGGTGTGCGAGCGGTGCGATGGCACACGACCCCCAAAATAGTAGTGGGCCCAATCGGAGAAAAAAAACCATGGTACAACCCCGGCTCGTGCACAGGATGGCTGCCATTTTTTTTAGGCTGCTCGCCCGATCCCATCGTCAGAAAACGGAAAAAGTTTAATTTAAACCTTGAACTTGTATTGGTCGGATGAAATGAACCCCCAAATCAAAATCCCGGTCGATTGCATCCTGAAATATGCAATTTCAGTCTAAATCGAACCCTGACACCGTGTCAACTGGGATTCATCTGGTGGGCCAACTCGTTTCaattttttcctttatttttttccaaagGGCACGCGTCCTTCCCCCACTGGACCGGCTCATTTaagttttattttgttaaaaaaatGCATTGTTGACACATGTCCTGTACGCAGTGACTCGACCGAGTACTTTTCGGCTGTATGAGACTGAATGTAAGTAAACTTTGTTCCACCGGAACACACGGCATACGAGCAAAGCTAATTAATTCAGACCAGCTGATGCGTACGTAAACAATAAGTAGCTGGATCGATCTTAGCCTTGCCCGCTTGTGCACGCGCCGCACAATACGCGTCATTTGATCCTTATGTGCGTAATTTTAAACATTAGTACATGGCATTTTCAAATATAGTACGTggcatt
This region includes:
- the LOC123452414 gene encoding AP2-like ethylene-responsive transcription factor CRL5 isoform X2 codes for the protein MTNGGHSMSGAGGWLGFSLSPQVAAAAMDAAAGSGIVDVAGHHHAHHGGVYYHPDPVASSPMSFYFGGGDNVGAASGGYYSGISALPLRSDGSLCLADALRRSEQKHHGAEVSAPPKLEDFLGAGPAMALSLDNSGYYYGGHSHDNDGAGGGQQPLLYAMMPGSGGHHMYYDAHAALLDEQAAATSAAMEAAGWMARDGDVYDVDAGNGEEGGGAIVPAGPGNPGGYAHPLTLSISSGSQSSCVTVQQAAAQAHAYVGQATAASKKRGAGAGAKQNKQPVVHRKCIDTFGQRTSKYRGVTSRHRWTGRYEAHLWDNSCRKEGQTRKGRQVYLGGYDMEEKAGRAYDLAALKYWGASTHINFPVEDYQEELEVMKNMTRLEYVAHIRRKSSGFSRGASMYRGVTRHHQQGRWQARIGRVSGNKDLYLGTFSAEADAAEAYDVAAIKFRGVSAVTNFEISRYDVDKIMESSTLLPADQVRRRKDGPDALVASAAAALVQAGGAADYWRQPVAAASAVTPCGDKQSRHHLDLMSSESLSLLRGVVSMDGDAAGAHGMGNSSSARMSGASSLATSLSNSREQSPDQGGGLAMLFARPAVPKLASSLPMGSWVSSPTPARPGVSVAHMSVFAAWADA
- the LOC123452414 gene encoding AP2-like ethylene-responsive transcription factor CRL5 isoform X3, which translates into the protein MTNGGHSMSGAGGWLGFSLSPQVAAAAMDAAAGSGIVDVAGHHHAHHGGVYYHPDPVASSPMSFYFGGGDNVGAASGGYYSGISALPLRSDGSLCLADALRRSEQKHHGAEVSAPPKLEDFLGAGPAMALSLDNSGYYYGGHSHDNDGAGGGQQPLLYAMMPGSGGHHMYYDAHAALLDEQAAATSAAMEAAGWMARDGDVYDVDAGNGEEGGGAIVPAGPGNPGGYAHPLTLSISSGSQSSCVTVQQAAAQAHAYVGQATAASKKRGAGAGAKQNKQPVVHRKCIDTFGQRTSKYRGVTRHRWTGRYEAHLWDNSCRKEGQTRKGRQVYLGGYDMEEKAGRAYDLAALKYWGASTHINFPVEDYQEELEVMKNMTRLEYVAHIRRKSSGFSRGASMYRGVTRHHQQGRWQARIGRVSGNKDLYLGTFSAEADAAEAYDVAAIKFRGVSAVTNFEISRYDVDKIMESSTLLPADQVRRRKDGPDALVASAAAALVQAGGAADYWRQPVAAASAVTPCGDKQSRHHLDLMSSESLSLLRGVVSMDGDAAGAHGMGNSSSARMSGASSLATSLSNSREQSPDQGGGLAMLFARPAVPKLASSLPMGSWVSSPTPARPGVSVAHMSVFAAWADA
- the LOC123452414 gene encoding AP2-like ethylene-responsive transcription factor CRL5 isoform X1; its protein translation is MTNGGHSMSGAGGWLGFSLSPQVAAAAMDAAAGSGIVDVAGHHHAHHGGVYYHPDPVASSPMSFYFGGGDNVGAASGGYYSGISALPLRSDGSLCLADALRRSEQKHHGAEVSAPPKLEDFLGAGPAMALSLDNSGYYYGGHSHDNDGAGGGQQPLLYAMMPGSGGHHMYYDAHAALLDEQAAATSAAMEAAGWMARDGDVYDVDAGNGEEGGGAIVPAGPGNPGGYAHPLTLSISSGSQSSCVTVQQAAAQAHAYVGQATAASKKRGAGAGAKQNKQPVVHRKCIDTFGQRTSKYRGVTSKSRHRWTGRYEAHLWDNSCRKEGQTRKGRQVYLGGYDMEEKAGRAYDLAALKYWGASTHINFPVEDYQEELEVMKNMTRLEYVAHIRRKSSGFSRGASMYRGVTRHHQQGRWQARIGRVSGNKDLYLGTFSAEADAAEAYDVAAIKFRGVSAVTNFEISRYDVDKIMESSTLLPADQVRRRKDGPDALVASAAAALVQAGGAADYWRQPVAAASAVTPCGDKQSRHHLDLMSSESLSLLRGVVSMDGDAAGAHGMGNSSSARMSGASSLATSLSNSREQSPDQGGGLAMLFARPAVPKLASSLPMGSWVSSPTPARPGVSVAHMSVFAAWADA